A single genomic interval of Amycolatopsis albispora harbors:
- a CDS encoding ABC transporter ATP-binding protein: MEVAVRVRGLRKEYPGHTAVDGIDLDIHRGEVFALLGPNGAGKTTTVEILEGHRRRSAGEASVLGVDPGRGGRAWRAKLGMVLQTATDAAELTVAESVRHYARYYPRPRDPEEVIKQVGLTEKANTRVKSLSGGQRRRLDVALGIVGRPELLFLDEPTTGFDPEARRRFWELIRLLALDGTTILLTTHYLDEAEALADRVSVIANGTIVAEGSPATLGGRAGAEATVRWEDATGPQERRTATPTALVRELSAGGGELAGLTVTRPTLEDTYLELIGPHS, from the coding sequence ATGGAAGTAGCGGTGAGAGTGCGCGGGCTGCGCAAGGAGTACCCCGGCCACACGGCCGTCGACGGCATCGATCTCGACATCCACCGGGGCGAGGTCTTCGCCCTGCTCGGCCCGAACGGCGCCGGGAAGACCACCACGGTGGAGATCCTGGAGGGCCACCGCCGCCGCAGCGCCGGTGAGGCCAGCGTGCTCGGCGTCGATCCGGGCCGCGGTGGCCGCGCCTGGCGCGCGAAGCTCGGCATGGTGCTGCAGACCGCGACCGACGCGGCCGAGCTGACCGTGGCCGAATCCGTCCGGCACTACGCGCGGTACTACCCGCGCCCGCGCGACCCCGAAGAGGTGATCAAGCAGGTCGGGCTGACCGAGAAGGCCAACACACGGGTGAAGTCGCTCTCCGGCGGGCAGCGGCGGCGGCTGGACGTGGCACTCGGCATCGTCGGCCGTCCCGAGCTGCTGTTCCTCGACGAGCCGACCACCGGCTTCGATCCCGAGGCCCGCCGCCGGTTCTGGGAGCTGATCCGGCTGCTCGCCCTCGACGGCACCACGATCCTGCTCACCACCCACTACCTCGACGAAGCCGAAGCGCTGGCGGACCGCGTGTCGGTGATCGCGAACGGCACCATCGTCGCCGAGGGCAGCCCGGCCACGCTCGGCGGTCGCGCCGGCGCCGAAGCCACCGTGCGCTGGGAGGACGCCACCGGACCGCAGGAACGCCGCACGGCGACACCGACCGCGCTGGTGCGCGAGCTCTCCGCTGGGGGCGGGGAACTCGCCGGGCTCACCGTCACCCGGCCGACCCTGGAAGACACCTATCTCGAGCTGATCGGACCGCACTCATGA